The DNA window AGCCATCCAGCTGTCCACCCCCGAGCACCCCGCCGCTCCGCCACGCGCGCCCCGCCCTTGCGCGGCTACCGTACCCCCGGCCGGTCACCGGCCGGTTCCCCCTCTACCGGAGGCCCCATGCGTACCCCGTTCAGCTACGTCCGCGAGGCCTGGAAGGTGGCCCGCGCGCTGCGGGACCCCTACCGTCTCCAGGACATCCTCGATGTGGCCCGCTTGCTGGCGCCCCCCTCCACCATGCGCAAGCTGGTGGACCGGCTGATGCAATCGCCCACCACCGCCCAGGCCTTCGTGGAGCGGCCCCGCGTGGGGAAGCTGGCGCTCGACACGCTCCAGGCGTTGCCAGAGGGGACCCTCGGCCGCGCGTTCGCCGACCACCTGAAGGACAACGGCCTGGACCCCTCCAAGCTCCCCAACCTCCAGGCCCACACGCACGAGGACTACGTCCGGGCCCACCTGCTGGAGTCCCATGACATCTGGCACGTGCTCACCGGCTTCCGCTCCGACGTGGCCGGGGAGTTGGGCATCCAGGCCTTCAGCCTGGCCCAGGTCGGCAGTCCCTTCGCGCTGGGCATCCTCGCCGGAGGCCTGACGAACACCCTGCTCTACGCCTTCCCCGAGCGCGACGTGCGCATGCAGGCCATCACCCGAGGCTGGGTGCTGGGACACATGGCCCTGCCCGTGTTCGGCGCCCCGTGGCGAGACATGTGGGAACACCCCCTGGCGGAGGTCCGCCAGCGCTTCGGCCTGGACCTGGACGCGGTGGACGCCGTGCTCCCGGCACTCGCGCCCCCGGTGCGAACGCACGCCGCTCGCCGCGTCGCGGCGTGACTCAAGCCGGACAGCGCGCGGGCGCCCCAATCATGCTAGACGGGCGCCCCATGGACGAGACCTCCGAGAAGGACCCCCTCCGCGCACGCCTCCACGAGCTGGAGAAGCAGGCCGAGCTGGGTGGCGGTGCCGACCGCATCGCCAAGCAGCACGAGGCCGGAAAGCTCACCGCCCGCGAGCGCATCGACCTGCTCCTCGACCCCGGCTCCTTCTGCGAGCTGGACAAGCTGGTCACCCACCGCTCCACCGACTTCGGGATGGGCGACAAGAAGATTCCCGGCGACGGCGTCGTCACCGGCTACGGCACCGTGGAAGGCCGTCAGGTCTTCGTCTTCGCCCAGGACTTCACCGTCTTCGGCGGCTCGCTGTCCGGCGCCTATGCCCAGAAGATTTGCAAAATCATGGACATGGCCACCCGCGTGGGCGCGCCGGTCATCGGGCTGAATGACTCCGGCGGCGCGCGCATCCAGGAAGGCGTGGAGAGCCTGGCGGGCTACGCGGACATCTTCCTGCGCAACACCCTGGCCTCCGGCGTGGTGCCCCAGATTTCGCTCATCATGGGTCCGTGCGCGGGCGGCGCGGTGTACTCGCCCGCCATCACCGACTTCATCATGATGGTGAAGGACACCTCGTACATGTTCATCACCGGCCCGGACGTCATCAAGACGGTGACGCACGAGGAGGTGTCGAAGGAAGCCCTGGGCGGCGCGCTGACGCACAACCAGAAGTCCGGCGTGGCGCACTTCGCCGCGGAGAACGAGCAGGCCGCCATCGTCATGACGCGCGAGCTGCTCTCGTTCCTGCCCTCCAACAACCAGGAGGACCCGCCCGTCCAGCCGAGCGACGACGACGTGTTCCGGGCCGAGGAGTCCCTCAAGACCATCGTCCCGAACAACCCCAACAAGCCTTACGACATCAAGGACATCGTCAAGGCCGTCGTCGACAACAAGCACTTCTTCGAGGTGCAGGAGCACTACGCGCGCAACATCGTCGTCGGCTTCGCGCGCATGAACGGCAAGAGCGTGGGCATCGTCGCCAACCAGCCCGCGGTGCTCGCCGGCGTGCTGGACATCGACGCCAGCGTGAAGGCCGCGCGCTTCGTGCGCTTCTGCGACTGCTTCAACATCCCGCTCATCACCTTCGTGGACGTGCCCGGCTTCCTTCCCGGCACCGACCAGGAATGGGGCGGCATCATCACCCACGGCGCCAAGCTGCTCTACGCCTTCGCCGAGGCCACCGTCCCCAAAATCACCATCATCACGCGCAAGGCCTACGGCGGCGCGTACGACGTGATGGCGTCCAAGCACATCCGCGCGGACATCAACTACGCCTACCCCACCGCGGAAATCGCCGTCATGGGGCCCGAGGGCGCCGTCAACATCATCTTCCGCAACGAGCTGCTCAAGGCGAAGGACGCCACCGCCGAGCGCACGAAGCTGGTGAATGACTATCGCGAGAAGTTCGCCAACCCGTTCAAGGCGGCGGAGCTGGGCTACATCGACGAGGTCATCCGCCCCGAGGAGACCCGCATCAAGGTCATCCGCGCGCTGGAGATGTTGAAGGACAAGCGGCAGGAGAACCCGCCGCGTAAGCACGGCAACATTCCGCTGTAGTCGTCGGACCTCATTCGTTCGACACCGCACTCCCCGGGCTGGAGGGCGGGCAGGCTCGCGCCGCACGGGAAATTCTCGTGCGGCGCGCGGGCTTTCTGGGGACCAGGAAAGGAACCCCTCTTGCCCCACCGCCGACTTCTCCTGTTCATCGCCGACGTCGAAGGAAACCTCACCGCCGTGCGCCAGACGCTCCAGCGCGTCTGCGAGTCCGCGGCGCTGCCCACGCCCGAGGTGAAGTGGGTGGAATCTCCCCCGGAGGGCCTGAGTGACGGGGGCTGGCACGCCGCCGAGCTCGCCCTGCCCCCCGCGCCCGGGCGCAAGTCCCGCAAGTCCCAGCAGCCCTTCCTGGAGGAGCAGCTCGACGCGATGACGCAGGCGCTCGCGCAGGACTTCCAGGAGCGTGCGCTGGGGGTCTTCGTGGACCGGGAGCACAGCTACGCGCGCACGTGCACCAGCGGCCCGGGCAAGCCCGCCAAGGCCGTGGAGGGAGAGGTGCTGGACGTCGTGCGCCAGGCCGCTCGGTGGCTGGACGTGGAGACGGGCTTGCTGGCCCGGATGCTGGGCGGCGGCGACACCGCGCGCAATCTCCTGGCCGCGGCGGTGGACTTCGGTGGCGAGGCGGGAGCCCCCGCGCGCCCGCCCGAGCCGGACGAGGATGACCGCTTCGTGGAGGCCAAGCTCGCGCAGGCCCGGGTGTACATGCAGCAGTACTTGAGCGCGCGGAAGTAGGGCGCGCGGCGCGGCAACCTCCTCCCGCCGGGGACGCCCGAAAGAGGCGCCAGCGTTCCCGGTGAAGGCGTGGGGCCCCTCGTATCAACCCAGGCAAACCGGTGCGGCCCGTGGTAGACGGGCGCCCATGCCCAAGATCCGCAAAGTGCTCGTCGCCAACCGCGGCGAGATCGCCATCCGGGTGATGCGCACCTGCAAGGAGCTCGGCATCGCCACCGTGGCGGTGTACTCGGAGGCGGACCGCTCCGCGCTGCATGTCCGCACCGCGGACCAGGCCTACTTCGTGGGGCCGCCTCCGTCCCGCGAGAGCTACCTGGTCCAGGAACGCATCCTCGAAGCCGCCAAGAAGTCCGGCGCGGATGCCATCCACCCCGGCTACGGCTTCCTCTCCGAGAACGCCTCCTTCGTGCGCGCGTGCGAAGCCGCCGGCATCACCTTCATCGGCCCGCCCGCCTCCGCCATGGACGCCATGGGCGAGAAGACCCGCGCGCGCGCCAACATGATTAAAGCCGGCGTGCCCGTCGTCCCCGGCACCACCGAGCCCATCGCCACCGAGGCCGAGGCCCGCGACTACGCCCAGAAGATTGGCTTCCCCATCATGCTCAAGGCCGCGGGCGGCGGCGGCGGCAAGGGCATGCGCCGCGTCGAAGGGCTCGCCGACTTCGAGTCCGCCTGGCGCTCCGCCAAGAGCGAGGCGCTCAACGCCTTCGGCAACGACGCCGTCTACATCGAGAAGTATCTCGAGAAGCCGCACCACGTTGAGATTCAGGTGTTCGCCGACACGCACGGCAACGTCATCCACCTGAACGAGCGCGAGTGCTCCGCGCAGCGCCGCCACCAGAAGGTGGTGGAGGAGACGCCCAGCCCCATCCTCACGCCGGAGTTGCGCGCGAAGATGGGCGAGGTCGCCGTGAAGGCGGCCAAGGCCGTCAACTACGTGGGCGCGGGCACGGTGGAGTTCCTGGTCGACGTGCACCGCAACTTCTACTTCCTGGAGATGAACACCCGCCTCCAGGTGGAGCACCCGGTGACGGAGTGGGTGACGGGCCTGGACCTGGTCGCCCTGCAAATCAAGGTCGCCGAGGGCGAGAAGCTCCCGCTGCTCCAGGCGCCCACGCCCAACGGCCACTCCATCGAAGTGCGCGTGTACGCGGAGGACCCGTCGCGCAACTTCATGCCCAGCCCCGGCAAGATTACCTACCTGCGCGTGCCGGGCGGCCCCAACGTGCGCGACGACTCGGGCGTGTTCCCCGGGTACACGGTGCCCAACTTCTACGACCCGATGATCTCCAAGCTGTCCGTGTGGGCTCCCACGCGGCAGGAGGCGATTGCCCGGGCCCAGCGCGCGCTGGGTGAGTACGTGGTGAAGGGCATCACCACCAACATCCGCTACCTGAAGGCGATTCTCGCCCACCCGGAGTTCGTCGGTGGCGACTACGACACGGGCTTCCTCGGCCGCGAGCACACCCCGCTGCAAGGCGTGGAGGACCCGAAGCTGACGGACATGGCGCTGCTGGCGGGCGCTGTCTACGCGTACCAGCGCGACGCGAAGCGCGCGAAGACGCTGCCAGGAGCCAAGGCCGGCGCGTCCGACGCGGCGAACCAGGGCCGCATCAGCCCGTGGCGCCTGGCGCTGCGCTCGCGCCGCCGCTAACCCCCGCAAGCCCACGAGACTTCCATGCGCTATTTCACGAAGCAGCAGGGACAGAAGGAAGCGGTGCCGGTGGACCTGGAGCCCTTGGGCGGCGACAGGTTCAAGCTGACCGTCAACGGCGTCACCTACCAGGTGGACGCGCTGGCGCTCGAGCACGGCACCATGAGCATGCTGGTGGACGGCCAGTCCTACAGCGCCGAGTTCGAGGAGAACGGCGACGAGGTCGGCGTGCTCCTGCGCGGCCAGGTGAACCGCTTCGACGTCGCGGACGAGCGCCGGCTGCGGCTGCGCGCGGGCACCGCCGCCTTCAGCGTGGAGGGCAAGCAGCTCATCACCGCGCCCATGCCCGGCAAGGTGGTGAAGGTGCTGGTGAAGGTCGGCGACGAGGTGAAGGAGGGCCAGGGCCTCGTCGTGGTGGAAGCCATGAAGATGGAGAACGAGCTCAAGAGCCCCAAGGCGGGCAAGGTGACCGAGCTGTTCGCCAAGGAAGGCACCGCCGTCGAGAACAACGCGAAGCTCGTCGTCGTCGAGTAGCACTTGGCCCCCCGGCGGCGCGCTCACCCCGCGCCACCGGGCCGCCCGGACGACCACCCGGGAGCACATCCCGCACGCGGGAATCTCCTGACGTGGCTCCCATGGAGATTGTCACTCCGATACCATTGCGCCCCTCGAACCCGAGCTGTCTCACCGAGGAGCACGCCATGCGGAGCTGGACGATGAAGTCTCTGTGGGTAGCGGGTACGTTGTTGCTGGCGGCCTGTGGCGGAGCCGAAGCCCCCGAGGACACCGCCCCGCTGGGCGAGTCCCAGTCTGCCCTGGAGTACGACGAGAGCATCCACTGTCTGGTCTCGTCGTCCATGGTCCAGTGCCCCGGCGGCGTGTACGCCTACGCTCAATGGAGCGATACGATGGGCTCCTGGTACATCGAGCGCGACGCCTGTGGCAGCCAGTACTATCCCCTCCTCTGCGCCCTCGCCCGCTAAGGGGCTCCGCGTACTCCACGTACGCACCACGCTCCCGCACGCGGTCCTAGTTTGTTTGCCTGCAAACCACATGGCAGACTGACAAGCCATGAAGGTCATTCGTCGAAGACTCGCGCTCATGGCCCTGGGCGCGACACTGTCGGCGTGCGCCACGCGGCCCGCGCCACCGGTCCAGCACTACAGCCTGGGAATGTCCCGCGCGGACTTCCGGGACTACGGGGGAGCGAAGGCCAACCCCTGTGACGCGGAGCAACGCTGGCTGTCGGACGAGCTGACGGCGGTCAACGGCCTGCTGGCGCGCTTCGTCGAGGGCACCGACAAGCTGGGCAACCCCAACTCGGTGGACCATCCGCGCCAGGTGGAGCTGCTGAAGGAAGCGCAGCGCACGCTGCCACCCGTGTTGGACGTCCACGAGCGCAACCTGCGGGGACTGGCGCGCTGTGGCTTCAAGGACAAGGGCGCCTTCCCGGAGATTTCGCGCCGAGGCGGCGAGCTGACCACGGCAGCGCGCGGGCGGCTGGCGGAGGCGGACGGCGTGCTCGCCCAGGCGGCGCTTCGCGCGGCGCAGGGCAAGTGGAAGGACGAGTCGCTCCAGCGCGAGGCCACCGCGCGTGGCACGTGGTGCACGGAGACGCCCAAGGTGGGCGAGGCCACGGTGTACTTCGCGCGCCAGGGGCTCGAGGGCGGCACGGAGTGGTTCTTCTGCGACGGCTCCCGGGTGGAGCAGCGCGCGGGGACGGAGCCTGCCTTCGTGGAGCCGGAAGGGCTCAAGCCGCAGGACCGCCGCCGCATCAAGCCGCCGCGCTACCTGGAGGCCGCGGTGAACTTCCCGGCCGAGGAAATCGACCGGGCGCCAGAGGGTTCGGCCCCGAAGAGCGCCGCGCCGACGCCTTGACGTTCTAAAGTCCTGGGACCATTGGCCCCCCGCCACTTCGGGGGGCCCTCAACCCAGGGCCTGACCTCATGCGACACGCCACCGCCGTCGCCCTCCTGCTCCTCGCCTCCGTGCCCGCGCTCGCCGCGAAGCGCGAGGGCTCCTGTGAGGTGAGAGTGACGGGAGGCGTGCAGCTCGCCTTCACGGGCAAGGGTGGCACCCAGGCGGCGGCGTCGGACCACTGGATGTCGCGCGAGGAGCGGCGCCAGATGTTCGAGAAGCTCTACGCGCGCGCGGAGAAGGACCCGGCCAAGCGCAAGGCCGGCGTGGAGCAGCAGATGGGCCCCGGCGGCCTCATGTCCGGCCCGCTGACCGTGCACTGCATCACCGCCGCGGGCCCGATGGCGGCCAGCTTCAGCATCTTCGCCGGGCCGAAGAACACCCTGGAGTCCATCCCCTTCAAGCCGGGCACCTATACGCTCGTCTCGCTGGAGGAGAAGCCGGGGGAGCTCGGCGTGTCGCTGCGGCTCAAGGGCATCAACTACAAGCTCTCCTCGCCCGGCGTGCTCGTGCTCACCCGGTTCGACGGCGGTGGCGTGGTGGGCACGTTCCAGTTCACCGCCCGGACCCACGCCGCGGAGAACCGGGCGAAGGCCGTCATGCGCAACGTCCACGTCACCGGCAGCTTCGACCTCCCCTGCCTCATGAAGAGCCGCGTCTGCTCGAAGTGAGCCGGAAAGGTTGGCCTTCCAGCACGGCCGTCCTCGCATCGTTGAGCGCAGGACGTGGGTGCGGCGGCATCGAAGTTCGCGGCGCCGTCGGGGACTGCTAGGGTCCGGCGCCGCTCACGTATCCCCCGCTTCAGCGGCACATGAGGTCCCTCGGATGGAGATGCTCTGCACCTTGCGCAGCCTCACGGAAGCGCAGCGCGACGCCCTGCTTCAGGCCCCTGAACGCCTGGAGGAGTTCCTCGACGACGAGGAGGACTTTGGAGACCCCAAGGGCGGTGCCTTCCTGGAGCTGGACATCGGCGAGGCCTGGCACGGCTTGCAGTACCTGCTCACCGGCACGCCGTGGGAGGGCAAGGCCCCCCTGGACTTCCTGGTGCGCGGCGGCATCGAGGCGGGCGACATCCCTTCCGACGAGGGCACCGCGCGCATCTTCGAGCCCGCGCTGGTGAAGGCGCTGTCCACCGCGCTCCGCGAGGTGACCGAGGACACGCTGCGCCGCCGCTATGACCCGGTGGAGATGCAGGCCCAGGACATCTACCCCGGCACGTGGGAGGAGCCGCTCGACGACTCGGACCCGCTGGAGGAGCTCATCTCCTACTTCGAGGAGCTCCAGAAGTTCGTCGGACAGGTAACTCGGCGCGGAGCCGCGCTGCTAGTGCACATCGGCTGAGCGGCCGGGCGCCGCGTCAGCCGATCACCACGTCGCGCCCCAGCTTCAGCACCAGCGCCGCCACCACCACCAGCACCACCTTGCGCACCAGCTTGTCGCCGCCCTTCACGGCGAGGTGCGCCCCCAGCCAGGCGCCGGTGAACTGCGCGGCGGCCATGGGCAGCGCCACCTTCCAGATGACCACGCCCTTGAGGGCGAAGAGGGACACGGACGCCAGGTTGGAGGCGAAGTTCACCACCTTCGCGTCGGCGGAGGCTCGCGCGAGCCCGTGGCCCAGCAGCGTGGAGAAGGCGACGATGAGGAAGGTGCCCGTCCCCGGACCGAAGAACCCGTCGTAGGTGCCGATGGCCAGCGCGATGAGGCCGCCGATGGCCTGGGCGCGAGGCACGGGCGTGGGCTCGGGCCGCTCGCCTGGAGGCGGGGCGCGGCGGAAGGCCAGGAACACCGCCACCGCGATGAGCAGCACGAGCACCAGCGGCTTGAGCACCTCGGGCTTCACGAGCATCACCAGCGCCGCGCCAGCGAACGCGCCGCCCAGGCTGAGTGGGAACGTCACCTTCGCCAACTTCCTGTCGACCAGCCCCGCGCGCGAGAAGCGCACCAGCGCGGCGAAGGAGCCGAAGACGGACTGGCCCTTGTTGGTGCCCAGCGCGATGTGCGGAGGAAGCCCCGCCGCGAGCAGCGCGGGCAAGGTGATGAGGCCGCCGCCTCCCGCGATGGCATCCACGACACCCGCAATCAGCGCCGCGATGCAGAGCAGGACAAGGTGCTGCGCACTGACGTCCACCAGAAGGTCCACTCAGGACTCCCTCGACTCGAACGGCGCCTGGGTACCACGCTCCGCACGAGCCGTCGCGCCTACCTGCTTCTTGCGTCACCCCGTTCCTTGGGCCTCAATGCGCCCTCTGGATTCCCTGTTTCCGAGGTCACCATGTTCGCCTCCCTCATCACCGTGCTGGCGCTGTCGCTGGCGTCGGTCCCGCCCTCGCAGGACCCCACCGCGCCGACGTGCCGGTCGATGAACAGCCAGGTGTCGTGCGGGTATGGGTGCAAGTCGGACTCGAACCGGGTTCGGTGTGCGCAGACGCCGCAGGGGCGTTGCCAGGTGATGGATGGGCAGGCGGTGTGCTTCGACCCGCCGGCGTATGTGGTGAAGGCGTATGGCGCGGCGTTGCCGGAGTCGGAGTGCAAGGCCATCGATGGCGTGGTGGCGTGTGGCTACAACTGCGCGACGCAGCCGGGCCGGGTGAAGTGCGCGAAGTCCCCCGCCGGGGTGTGCCGGGGCCGAGGGGGCGAGGTGGAGTGCTTCGACCCGCCCGCGGTGGTGTTCGCGGTGTACGGCAAGGACACGCCCAAGGCGGACTGCCGGACCAACGGGGCGGAGCTGACGTGTGGCTACGGCTGCCTGAACGTGCCGGAGGGCGTGCGCTGCAACAAGACGCCGATGGGTGTGTGCAAGATTTCGAGCGGGCGTATCACCTGCTTCGACCCGTCTCCGGCGGCGATGTGTGCATGGAAGCGCGCGCTGCCCGCGCCCGAGTGTCGCAGCACGGAGTCGGGGCCGGTGTGTGGCTATGGGTGTACGGCCGCGTTCACGAAGGCGGCGTGTGCGGCGACGCCTTCCGGGCTTTGCAAGGTGTTCGACAGCGAGGTGTTCTGCTTCGACCCTCCGGCGGAGCAGAACGCGGATGCGGCCTGTCTGTCGGTGTTGGGGTTGGCCACGCTCGACGGCGCGGCGCCCTGATACCCCGGATGAGACACGCGGCCAGTCGTCCCCTTTGACCGGTCCGGGGAGAGCGGTAGGGTTCTGCCTTCTCGCATCTCGAACGGAGCAGTGCCGCGCATGGCGGAGGGAGAGGTCCGTCAATACTGGGTCCGCAACGATAGGGGGACCCTCTGGGGGCCTCTCACCCTGCCGACCATCGAGCTGCTCATCGACAGCGGCGCCATCAAGGGGAAGCTGCAGGTCTCCCACGATGGGTTGAACTTCGCCTTCCCATGGAGGTTCCCCGAGGCGCGCGACGCATTCCCGAGAGA is part of the Myxococcus landrumus genome and encodes:
- a CDS encoding Coq4 family protein, giving the protein MRTPFSYVREAWKVARALRDPYRLQDILDVARLLAPPSTMRKLVDRLMQSPTTAQAFVERPRVGKLALDTLQALPEGTLGRAFADHLKDNGLDPSKLPNLQAHTHEDYVRAHLLESHDIWHVLTGFRSDVAGELGIQAFSLAQVGSPFALGILAGGLTNTLLYAFPERDVRMQAITRGWVLGHMALPVFGAPWRDMWEHPLAEVRQRFGLDLDAVDAVLPALAPPVRTHAARRVAA
- a CDS encoding acyl-CoA carboxylase subunit beta, giving the protein MDETSEKDPLRARLHELEKQAELGGGADRIAKQHEAGKLTARERIDLLLDPGSFCELDKLVTHRSTDFGMGDKKIPGDGVVTGYGTVEGRQVFVFAQDFTVFGGSLSGAYAQKICKIMDMATRVGAPVIGLNDSGGARIQEGVESLAGYADIFLRNTLASGVVPQISLIMGPCAGGAVYSPAITDFIMMVKDTSYMFITGPDVIKTVTHEEVSKEALGGALTHNQKSGVAHFAAENEQAAIVMTRELLSFLPSNNQEDPPVQPSDDDVFRAEESLKTIVPNNPNKPYDIKDIVKAVVDNKHFFEVQEHYARNIVVGFARMNGKSVGIVANQPAVLAGVLDIDASVKAARFVRFCDCFNIPLITFVDVPGFLPGTDQEWGGIITHGAKLLYAFAEATVPKITIITRKAYGGAYDVMASKHIRADINYAYPTAEIAVMGPEGAVNIIFRNELLKAKDATAERTKLVNDYREKFANPFKAAELGYIDEVIRPEETRIKVIRALEMLKDKRQENPPRKHGNIPL
- the accC gene encoding acetyl-CoA carboxylase biotin carboxylase subunit, which produces MPKIRKVLVANRGEIAIRVMRTCKELGIATVAVYSEADRSALHVRTADQAYFVGPPPSRESYLVQERILEAAKKSGADAIHPGYGFLSENASFVRACEAAGITFIGPPASAMDAMGEKTRARANMIKAGVPVVPGTTEPIATEAEARDYAQKIGFPIMLKAAGGGGGKGMRRVEGLADFESAWRSAKSEALNAFGNDAVYIEKYLEKPHHVEIQVFADTHGNVIHLNERECSAQRRHQKVVEETPSPILTPELRAKMGEVAVKAAKAVNYVGAGTVEFLVDVHRNFYFLEMNTRLQVEHPVTEWVTGLDLVALQIKVAEGEKLPLLQAPTPNGHSIEVRVYAEDPSRNFMPSPGKITYLRVPGGPNVRDDSGVFPGYTVPNFYDPMISKLSVWAPTRQEAIARAQRALGEYVVKGITTNIRYLKAILAHPEFVGGDYDTGFLGREHTPLQGVEDPKLTDMALLAGAVYAYQRDAKRAKTLPGAKAGASDAANQGRISPWRLALRSRRR
- a CDS encoding biotin/lipoyl-containing protein, with protein sequence MRYFTKQQGQKEAVPVDLEPLGGDRFKLTVNGVTYQVDALALEHGTMSMLVDGQSYSAEFEENGDEVGVLLRGQVNRFDVADERRLRLRAGTAAFSVEGKQLITAPMPGKVVKVLVKVGDEVKEGQGLVVVEAMKMENELKSPKAGKVTELFAKEGTAVENNAKLVVVE
- a CDS encoding YfbM family protein produces the protein MEMLCTLRSLTEAQRDALLQAPERLEEFLDDEEDFGDPKGGAFLELDIGEAWHGLQYLLTGTPWEGKAPLDFLVRGGIEAGDIPSDEGTARIFEPALVKALSTALREVTEDTLRRRYDPVEMQAQDIYPGTWEEPLDDSDPLEELISYFEELQKFVGQVTRRGAALLVHIG
- a CDS encoding TSUP family transporter — its product is MVDVSAQHLVLLCIAALIAGVVDAIAGGGGLITLPALLAAGLPPHIALGTNKGQSVFGSFAALVRFSRAGLVDRKLAKVTFPLSLGGAFAGAALVMLVKPEVLKPLVLVLLIAVAVFLAFRRAPPPGERPEPTPVPRAQAIGGLIALAIGTYDGFFGPGTGTFLIVAFSTLLGHGLARASADAKVVNFASNLASVSLFALKGVVIWKVALPMAAAQFTGAWLGAHLAVKGGDKLVRKVVLVVVAALVLKLGRDVVIG